The nucleotide sequence CCACCAAGTGAGCCAATATCAGGATTGGACGTAAAACCAGTTTTGACTAAGGCCTGAGAGAGTTCCAAATGTTCATTTTCAATAACTTTTTGAACTTCATGGGGTAACTGAAAAGAAGATGAACTCGCAAAGAATGTTTCACTACCATCCCATAGGCAAACACAAGAAATATTGAGCAGCTTACCCTCTATATGATAGCATCCATCTTCAATACCTACAGAGAAAGTAGCATCATCATTACAAGCTGATTTAGCTCTATTAATGGCGCCCGCATAGCTTTCTTTCAAGCATCTGGGTTGAGCTTTAACTCCTGAGTCCACATCAATGGATATAAGCTTTGCTGGGATATTTTGAGCTTCGAGTTCTTCTGTGAGTGCTTGGACTTTAGCAAGATTGCGAGTGCCGATATGGACTCGCATAGTCATTAACGTTTTTTCTTAATGCTGATTTTTTTACGTGCTCCACCAGTTCGAAGTTTTTTCGGAGCAGGGCTTGCTGCAGCTTCATCTACAGGAGCAGGTGTTGAAGCATTACCAGCTTTAGTCGAATTTCCTGTTTTAGGGGCAGGTGATTTCATTTTTGACTTTCCTGCTTTTAGTGAACGAGCACGTGAAGGCTTTTTCATTCTTGCAGAAGTAGCTGTCGTGATTTTACTTTGGGTCTTGCCTGTAACTGCAGGTTCTGCTAAAGCTTTTGGAGCAGGAACATCAGCAGGCATGGGAGCAGCTGCTAAAACATTGCCATTGCGTACAAGGTAGACCATGTTAGAAACCTTTTCGTAACCTTTAGAATCAGAGGCATGGTAGACGTCGTTGAGGTAAAGTAAAAGAGCTTCAGGAAGTGCGGTAGCAATAATTGTATTGCGATTTGGCACGGCAAAACCGACAGATTTTGTGCCAAAATGCTCTTGGATTTCAATAAGAAGCTTTTTGCGTAAGATACTGCTTGCTGTTAGGTCATCACCTTCACGCTTAAGTAGTGTATGAGTCTCGCCTTGGTACTTAACTTCAACGGGTTCCCATTCGGGTTCATCACGTTTGTCTAAGGCTTGTAAGGCAAGGCCTTCAACAAATTCAAGTGTCCAGTTATTCTCTAGAGCTTCTCTTCTACCGATAAAGTGAGTTTGGCCATTTTGTTTGAAACCAAAAGTTACAAGAGCTCTGCTATCGTTGCTATTAGCAATCAGGTCACGGTGAAGGATTTGGTCGATGTTACTGATCTTGAGGTTACTAAGAATAGGTACAGGTACAACTTCTGTCATTTTGAACTCCTAAAATTATTATATTGAATAAGTTAGATCTAGCTAGCTGATAATCAATTTTAGCATTTGTCTATTAAATGAAAAAAGTAAAGAAAAGGGGGTAAAGTGTCCACTAGAAAAGTATAAACGAAAAAATGACTCGAAGCTAAATTCATATTATTATTTTATCATATAGCGATCATAAAGATTTTTTTTGAAGATTTGCCATCATATATTGAATTTAAATAATGGGTGATTATGTCAAAAAAAGAATACGATGTGTTAGTGATAGGTGGTGGAATTAATGGTGCTGTAAGTGCGGCTAACATTTCCTATCAAGGTTTGAAAGTAGCATTGGTAGATCAGGGTGATTATGCTTCGATGACGAGTCAAGCATCTTCCAATATGATTTGGGGTGGGATAAAGTATCTACAGTCAGGTGAATTAAGCTTGGTAAAAGCTCTCTGCGAATCACGCAATCGTTTACTACAAGCTTATCCCGATAGAGTGAGAGAAATCTCTTATTTTACTAGTTTTTATAAAGGCAACCCTTATTCAGCTAAATTGATTTACGCAGGTGCGTGGTTTTATTGGCTCATGGGTTCATGTAAAACTTTTAAACCTCGATATGTAAAAGCTAATAAAGTTCGTCACGAAGCACCCTTGCTAAAACAAGAAGGTTTGAGTGCAGCTGTGTCTTATGCTGACGCCTATTTACCCGATAATGATGCTCGTTTTGTTTATCAATTTGTGCGAGATGCGCAAAAACGAGGAGCCCAATGCTTTAATTATACCCGAGTAGAAAGTGTAAAATTTCAAGAAGGCGCATGGCACATTCATTTATGTGATATGCGTACGGGAGAGCAGCAAGAAATACGAGCGAAATCATTGGTGAATGCTTGCGGCCCACAGATCAATGCTTTTAAGCAAGATATTGCAGTAGATAATCAGTTAGCATTTTCAAAAGGAGTGCATTTAATTGTCCCTAAAATTGGCCCGTCGGATCGCGTATTAACCTTTTTTTCAAAAGATGGACGCTTATTTTTTGTTTTGCCGATGGGAAATCGCAGTTGTATTGGCACCACTGATACTCGTGTAAAGAGTCATCAATGCGAAGTGACCCAAGGAGATAGGCAGTTTATTCTCGATAATATTAATTCTTATTTAAATGATTATAAGGACCTCAGTTTAAAAGATATTATTTCAGAGCGCTGTGGTGTGCGCACGCTTATTGTTGAAGGTGATGATACGGGGGAAGACTGGATCAAACTCACCCGAAAGCATAAGATCGAGATCAATAAGCATGAGCAGGTCCTGAGTATTTTAGGAGGAAAAATTACTGATTGTCTAAATGTGGGAGAGGAAGTAGGGGTAGCTATTTGTTCGATCTTGAATACACCTTACCGAGAAGGTCTTTGGTATGGAGAGGACGAGGGCAAAGAAGCCTTTATTAAAACTGCAAAAAAAATGCATTTACCGGATAGTTTTGATGGCTTAAGTACGCCGCCAGATCACTTATGGAGGCGCTATGGTAGTGCGGCATCCCAAATCTTGGAATTGATAAAAGAAGATCGAGATTTAGCGACAGAAATTCATCCCGGTAGTGGCTACTTGAAGGCTGAGTTCGTCTATATGGGTAGAGAGGAGCAAGTCAATACTTTAGAAGATGTACTAAGGCGTCGCACTAGTTTGGCGATGGAATACAGAATGGAGGACATGAACCTCGACTTAATGCGAGACTTACTTGGGCTTAAAAACTAAGTTCCTTTACAAAATCTATCTTAGTAGTGCGGGGGCCTTTGGTTCATATCAATGGGATCTTGTTCAACGTTATCTTTCATGAGTTTGAGTTCATGTTGGATCTCTTGAATCTCCATTTGTTGATTAGTAATCACTTCATTGAGCGTTTCAATGAGGTCGTCCTGCATACTACTTAGAGTTTCTAACCTGATAAGGCGTTGGTTTAATTCAGGGTCAATCGTATTCATTTTAAATCCTTTAATTGCTCGCGGATAAGTCCAGGACAATTACTTGAAATGGAATGGCAAGCAAGTTCAGTAAGTTCTTGGAAGCGCTTCGGGGAATCAACCGTCCAACAATTAATTTTTCCTTGTTTGAACGTTTGAATAAATTCTTGATCAATATGACTGGCGTTGGCACTAATTCCATCAAAATTATACTTCTCAATGATTTTTTTTATTTCAATGAGATTTGGCTTTCGTATTCCTTGACTCATACGGAACTTACGGATCCATAATATTTCAATTTTAGGACAAAGTTCTCGGAGGCGAATTAATGTGGGTAAACGAAAGGAAATGACTGTGACATTTTCAATTGGAATTTGCGAGGCACGCAAAATCTGCATGAGTTCTTGTTCGATTTGGCGACCACACTTCAATTCAATAATGAGCTTTTTTCCTTTAGGTAAGCAGGCTAAAACTTCCTTTAATTCAGGAATGTGATAAGAACTCAATTTGCGGATTTCGCTAAGGTTTAAGCATTTTGTGCGACTTTGTGTCCCCAGTAAGCGTTGAGTATTTAAATCGTGAAAAGCAATGATTTTGCGATCGGTAGTAAGTAAAAAATCAGCTTCTATTCCATCGGCACCTTGTACGAAAGCTAATTTAAATGCCTCTAGGGTATTTTCTTTAGCGTCCGCACTCGCTCCACGGTGGGCAATCAGAAGTGATTTTGATTTCATTCTTAATTATCGATCTTAAAGCTACATTCAGGTAAAAGTTTCTTAAGAATTTCAATTTCTTCATTAGGGATATTGAGGCTATAAGTTACAGAACGCAATTTCTTCAGTTCATGTAGAGCTGTGAGATTTTTGATCTTTGTTTTTGATAAAATTAAAGAACTTAGGTTAGGGCAAGAGGCTAAAGGAGCCAGGTCCGTTATAGCGGTTTCGGAAATATTTAAATGCTGTAATTGTGTACAGCTACTTAAAGGCGTTAAATCAGTGACTTTTGTACCGTCTATGTTAAGTTTCTGGAGTTTGATTTTATTTTCTAAGAAAGACAGATGCGAAAGCAAGGCATCACTCACATCAAGCTCGATAAGCTGGGTGCAGTTTTCAAGAGCATCGAGATTTTTCAATTTACGACACCATTTAAGTTTCACTTTCTTAAGTTTTTTGTGTTATTCAAGAAATCTACGTGGGTGATAGATTTATTATTTGATGAACTAAAGTTTTCTAAGGCCGTTAAGTTACTGAAGACTTGCATGTTTTTATCCGTTGCCTGAGGATTCATGTAAGTATCAAGTTTCTTGAGTTTAGATAGGGATGCCAGAGACGCATAGTCTTTAAAAGTGTGCTTATAACCGTAGAGACTAAGTTCTTCTAAATCCTTGGTATTTGCCAGGAAAGAAAGGTCGTCAATAGCACTCATATAAAAACTCAATTTCTTGAGCTTAGTCAGCTTGTTTAATGCCTGAGTATTAGTGACTCTGGTGGCATAGAAGTTAGCTTCTTCCATTTCAATAAGTTCAGAAAGAGGACTTAGATCGATAGCCGTTTCTTCAGACTTCTCCCATTTCATGACCTTAAAAATACGCAACTCACTTAGTTTTGCGAGTGGCGCAAATGAATCAAGATTTTTGTTGCCATAGTCAGTACGGAGTTCTGTGGTCCAAGGACTATCTGAACATATTTTGGCAAAGGTATCCTGATCGATGTTTTGACCAATATTGAGAATGAATTCATCCTTAGGTTCAAGTGCTTTTAATTTCTTGCGTGTATCAGAACTGTACTCTTTTATAGAAGCTCTATCGGCGGCAATGCTACTGTCTTTGGCGCTAAGAGTCGAAATAAGAAGAGCACTGCAAATGAAAAATTGTTTAAACATGGTTGTCCCCAAAATTGTTTTTTGTACTATAGGACCGAGCTACATGATTTTATAAGATAAAGTTACTAAATTACAGTAAAAACTTTAATTAATCTTCTTAAGTTAGCTGTAAGGGTTCTGTTGTAGTGGAAAGCTTTGCATGAGCAAGAGACTATCACCTGGGGTAGTCAGCCGGTTTATTCTTTCGGCGTGAGTCTTTATAATCTATAGCCAGAGGCGATTATGGCCCATTCTTCGCCAGAGCTTGATAGGCATGCTAAAACTACAAATAAAAAAGGCGCCCCGTAAAGGACGCCTTTTGATCAATCAGTTAAAACTGATTACATCATTCCGGGCATTCCGCCCATACCACCAGGCATTCCGCCGCCATGATGATCGCCACCACCTGCAGGAGCTTCTTCTTTGATGTCAGTAATAAGACACTCAGTAGTAAGGAGAAGACCAGAGATAGAACCAGCGTGTTGTAATGCAGAACGTGTTACTTTCGTAGGATCGATAACACCAGCGTCAAGCATGTCAACATATTCGTCAGTAGCTACGTTGAAACCGTAGTTACCTTTGCCTTCACGTACTTTAGCAATAACAATTGAAGCTTCGCCAGCTGCATTGTCAACAAGTTGACGCAATGGAGCTTCGCAAGCACGTGCAATGATAGATGCGCCAACGGCTTCGTCGCCTTTGAGCTCAATACCAGCAACAGCTGCTTGTGTACGGATGTAAGCAACACCACCACCAGCAACAATACCTTCGTCAACTGCTGCGCGAGTTGCATGAAGTGCATCGTCAACACGGTCTTTCTTTTCTTTCATTTCAGTTTCTGTTGCAGCACCAACGTTGATGACGGCTACGCCACCAGCGAGCTTCGCAAGACGCTCTTGGAGTTTCTCTTTGTCGTACTCAGAAGTAGACTCTTCGATTTGAGCTTTGAGAAGTTTAACACGACCCATGATCTCAGCTTGTGCACCTTTACCATCAACAATGACAGAGTTGTCTTTGTCTACGATAACGCGCTTAGCAGAACCAAGGTCTTCAATAGTTACGTTTTCAAGCTTCATGCCGAGGTCTTCAGTGATGCATTTACCACCAGTAAGAATAGCAATATCTTCGAGCATAGCTTTGCGACGATCACCAAAACCAGGAGCTTTTACAGCACATACATTAAGAGTACCACGGAGCTTATTGATAACGAGAGTAGAAAGAGCTTCGCCCTCTACGTCTTCAGCAATAATAAGGAAAGGCTTGCCAGTCTTGCTTACTTCTTGGAGAAGTGGGAGCATGTCTTGGAGGTTGCTGATTTTCTTTTCGAAGATAAGGATTAATGGATCTTCAAGAACAGCTTCACGTGACTCAAGGTTAGTTGAGAAATAAGGTGAGAGGTAACCTTTGTCGAATTGCATACCATCAACAACATCAAGAGTTGTTTCGATAGTTTTTGACTCTTCAACAGCGATAGTTCCGTCTTTACCAACTTTGTCCATAGCTTCAGCAATGATATTACCGATCTCTTCGTCACCATTAGCAGAGATAGTAGCGATTTGCTTAACTTGCTCGTTAGTTTCGATTGGCGTGCTGATGTTAGCAAGCTCTTTAACCATAGCGGCGACAGCTTTGTCGATACCACGTTTAAGGCTCATTGGGTTAGCGCCAGCTGTTACGTTTTTGAGGCCTTCACGGTAGATAGCTTCAGCAAGAACTGTAGCAGTCGTTGTTCCGTCACCAGCAAGATCTGCAGTTTTAGAGGCTACTTCACGAACCATTTGTGCGCCCATGTTTTCATAAGGACATTCGAGCTCGATTTCTTTTGCTACAGAAACACCATCTTTTGTGATATGAGGTGAGCCAAAGCTTTTGTCGATAACAACATTACGGCCTTTTGGACCGAGAGTAACTTTTACGGCTCTAGAGAGTTTCTCTACGCCAGCGAGAAGTTTGCGACGAGCATTTTCGTCGAAAATTAATTGTTTAGCCATTTGTAACTTTTCCTAAAATTATTTTACGATTGCGAGGATGTCGTTCTGGTTGAGGATTTTATATTCCTGACCATCAGCTTTTACGGGTGTTCCGCCATACTGGGAAACAATAACTGTGTCGCCTTCGGCAACGTGAAAAGTGATTTCTTTGCCATTGCTATCAATACCACCTGTGCCGATTGCAATAACTTTGGCTTCTTGTGGTTTTTCTTTAGCAGAGTCAGGGAGGATAATTCCGCCAACGCTTACTTCTTTCACTTCGATCTCTTGAACGAGAACGCGATCACCTAGAGGCTGAATGCTCATAGTTGGTTTTCTCCGTATTAGGTTTTTGTTAGGTTGTAAAGGGACGCTGACTCCACATTGGAGTCAGCTAAATTATGACTTAAACGAAGTCGGCGTCAATAATGTCGTCGTCTTCTTTTTTCTTTTCAGAACCTGCATCAGCACCAGCTGCGCCAGCGCCAGCGGCTCCGGCAGCAGCAGCACCAGCACCAGCGGCTCCTGCATCAGCACCTGGATCACCCATGTACTGACTTAGTTCTTGTAAGCGAGCTTCGAATTTTTCCGTGAGCTCTTTGATTTTGTCGTACTCGTTAGCTTCACAAGCTTCGCGAAGTTCTTTGATATCTGCATCGAAAGATTCTTTTACTTCAGCAGGGATTTTTTCACCGAGTTCAGTCATTTGCTTTTCAACTTGGAAAGTTAGACCTTCTGCTTTGTTTTTGCTTTCGATATTTTCGCGCAATTCTTTATCAGCAACTTCGTTATCTTTCGCATCGTTAACCATGCGTTCGATTTCGTCTTCAGTTAAACCTGAATCAGCTTTAATAGTGATGTGCTGCTCTTTACCCGTTTCTTTATCTTTCGCAGAAACTTTAAGAATACCATTGGCATCAATATCGAAAGTAACTTCGACCTGAGGAACTCCACGAGGAGCGGCTTTGATTTCGTCTAAACGGAAATCACCAATTTTCTTATTTTGTGTCGCCATTGGACGCTCACCCTGGTAAACAACGATGTCTACAGCAGTTTGATTGTCAGCAGCGGTTGAGAAAGTCTCTGACTTTTTAGTTGGGATCGTCGTGTTACGTTCGATCAGTGCAGTGAAAACACCACCCATTGTTTCGATACCGAATGAAAGAGGCGTTACATCAAGAAGAAGAACGTCGTTCACATCACCAGTAAGTACACCACCTTGAATCGCCGCACCAAGTGCCACACATTCATCTGGATTCACACCACGGTGAAGATCTTTACCAAAACGCTTTTTAACGGCTTCGATAACTTTAGGCATACGAGTTTGACCACCAACCATGATAATCTCATCGATGTCACCAATGCTTGCGCCAGCGTCTTTTAAACAGGCATCTACAGGAAGGATTGAACGAGTTACGAGGCTATCAGTAACATCTTCAAGTTTCGCACGTGAGAGTGTGAACTGTAAATGTTTTGGTCCAGTCGCATCTGCAGTAATAAAAGGAAGGTTGATGTCAGTTGACTGAGCAGTTGAAAGCTCACATTTTGCTTTCTCGCCTTCTTCTTTGAGACGTTGAAGTGCAAAAGCATCTTGACGAAGGTCAATGCCGTTCTCTTTTTTGAATTCGTCTACGAGTAAGTTAATGATGGATTCATCAAAGTCATCGCCACCGAGGTGAGTATCACCATTAGTTGCTTCTACTTCGAAAACACCGTCACCGAGTTCGAGGATCGTTACATCGAAAGTTCCGCCACCAAGGTCATAGACACAGATTCTTTGGTCGTTATCTTTTTCAAGACCATAAGAAAGCGCAGCAGCAGTTGGCTCGTTGATAATACGTTTAACATCAACACCAGCAATACGGCCAGCATCTTTAGTTGCTTGACGCTGTGCATCATTGAAATAAGCTGGAACTGTAATTACTGCTTCAGTGAGAGTTTCACCGAGGTAAGCTTCTGCATCGCGCTTAAGTTTAGCAATGATTTTTGCAGAGATTTCAGGTGGTGAGTAAACTTTATCACCCACTTTAATGTGTGCATCACCATTCTTTGCTTCTACAACACCGTAAGGAACGAGATCAGTTTCGTGCTTTACTTCAGCAAATTTACGGCCCATGAAACGCTTAGCCGAAAAGATTGTATTAGTTGGGTTAGTCACTGCCTGACGTTTTGCAGTTTGACCTACAAGTTCTTCGCCATTCTTAGTGAACGCAACTACTGAAGGAGTCGTTCTGTGACCTTCTGCGTTGGGGATTACTGTAGCTTCGCCATTTTCCATGACGGCCATACATGAGTTAGTTGTACCGAGGTCGATACCGAGGATCTTAGCCATTATATTTCTCCGTTAGTTTTATTTATTTAATTTATTGGATCTGTGCACACTTAAAGGAAAAGGCATGCCAAATATATATAATGGTATTTAAATACATGTAGATTAACAGTTTATAAATATCGCTCTATGGTATTTATGATGGAGCCAAAAGCAGGCGTGCCAGCTTGGCTCACTGTGCCACAGCTGTGACGGTACAATTTGCCACTATGATTTTTCTACTTGAATCGGTCTAAGTCCAGGAAAGCTTGTGTAGAGCGAAGGGATCTGTTCTCTCGTATCAATAATCCTCTTATAATCAAGAGTGAAAATTTCACAAGAAGGCTCTTCACCTAAGTCTTGAATAAGCTCTCCCCAAGGATCAATAAGCAATGAATGCCCATAAGCTTCCATTGAAGTCAGCTGATTGACACCACATTGCGCTGAACCGATGACATAAGATTGATTCTCTATGGCTCGAGCTCGCATGAGAACTTCCCAGTGAGCTTTGCCCGTTCTTTTTGTAAATGCCGCCGTATTGATAATTAAATCACAACCTGCATAATTCCTCACAAACTCGGGGAAGCGTAAATCATAACAAATACTGATGCCGATACTCCAGCCCGAAATCTCCACAATAATAGGGCCCGTATCTCCGTGCTGATAGATCTTTGTTTCATCCATTGATTTTTGCTGGGATGAAAAAATTTGGAAAAGGTGTGTTTTTCTATAGACATTAATGAGCTCACCTTCACAATCAAAAATAAAGGAGCTATTGAAAACATCTTCTCCAGCTCTTTCGCCGAGGCCACCCCAAATAATGGCAATCTTATATTTCGGCGAAATCGGAGAGAGTAAATCAATCCAGCCCTGACGATCTTTTGCTTCACGATGAGTAATCTCAGTCTTTGCCCAAAGAAGTACACACTCAGGGAAGATAATTAGATCACAGTCATTGGCCG is from Lentisphaera profundi and encodes:
- a CDS encoding inosine/xanthosine triphosphatase, with protein sequence MTMRVHIGTRNLAKVQALTEELEAQNIPAKLISIDVDSGVKAQPRCLKESYAGAINRAKSACNDDATFSVGIEDGCYHIEGKLLNISCVCLWDGSETFFASSSSFQLPHEVQKVIENEHLELSQALVKTGFTSNPDIGSLGGAIGLITQGQLIRKTYTRQALLNLFSSWKLQNDLS
- a CDS encoding glycerol-3-phosphate dehydrogenase/oxidase; protein product: MSKKEYDVLVIGGGINGAVSAANISYQGLKVALVDQGDYASMTSQASSNMIWGGIKYLQSGELSLVKALCESRNRLLQAYPDRVREISYFTSFYKGNPYSAKLIYAGAWFYWLMGSCKTFKPRYVKANKVRHEAPLLKQEGLSAAVSYADAYLPDNDARFVYQFVRDAQKRGAQCFNYTRVESVKFQEGAWHIHLCDMRTGEQQEIRAKSLVNACGPQINAFKQDIAVDNQLAFSKGVHLIVPKIGPSDRVLTFFSKDGRLFFVLPMGNRSCIGTTDTRVKSHQCEVTQGDRQFILDNINSYLNDYKDLSLKDIISERCGVRTLIVEGDDTGEDWIKLTRKHKIEINKHEQVLSILGGKITDCLNVGEEVGVAICSILNTPYREGLWYGEDEGKEAFIKTAKKMHLPDSFDGLSTPPDHLWRRYGSAASQILELIKEDRDLATEIHPGSGYLKAEFVYMGREEQVNTLEDVLRRRTSLAMEYRMEDMNLDLMRDLLGLKN
- a CDS encoding SlyX family protein, translating into MNTIDPELNQRLIRLETLSSMQDDLIETLNEVITNQQMEIQEIQHELKLMKDNVEQDPIDMNQRPPHY
- a CDS encoding glycerophosphodiester phosphodiesterase family protein; translation: MKSKSLLIAHRGASADAKENTLEAFKLAFVQGADGIEADFLLTTDRKIIAFHDLNTQRLLGTQSRTKCLNLSEIRKLSSYHIPELKEVLACLPKGKKLIIELKCGRQIEQELMQILRASQIPIENVTVISFRLPTLIRLRELCPKIEILWIRKFRMSQGIRKPNLIEIKKIIEKYNFDGISANASHIDQEFIQTFKQGKINCWTVDSPKRFQELTELACHSISSNCPGLIREQLKDLK
- a CDS encoding leucine-rich repeat domain-containing protein; translation: MKNLDALENCTQLIELDVSDALLSHLSFLENKIKLQKLNIDGTKVTDLTPLSSCTQLQHLNISETAITDLAPLASCPNLSSLILSKTKIKNLTALHELKKLRSVTYSLNIPNEEIEILKKLLPECSFKIDN
- the groL gene encoding chaperonin GroEL (60 kDa chaperone family; promotes refolding of misfolded polypeptides especially under stressful conditions; forms two stacked rings of heptamers to form a barrel-shaped 14mer; ends can be capped by GroES; misfolded proteins enter the barrel where they are refolded when GroES binds), whose product is MAKQLIFDENARRKLLAGVEKLSRAVKVTLGPKGRNVVIDKSFGSPHITKDGVSVAKEIELECPYENMGAQMVREVASKTADLAGDGTTTATVLAEAIYREGLKNVTAGANPMSLKRGIDKAVAAMVKELANISTPIETNEQVKQIATISANGDEEIGNIIAEAMDKVGKDGTIAVEESKTIETTLDVVDGMQFDKGYLSPYFSTNLESREAVLEDPLILIFEKKISNLQDMLPLLQEVSKTGKPFLIIAEDVEGEALSTLVINKLRGTLNVCAVKAPGFGDRRKAMLEDIAILTGGKCITEDLGMKLENVTIEDLGSAKRVIVDKDNSVIVDGKGAQAEIMGRVKLLKAQIEESTSEYDKEKLQERLAKLAGGVAVINVGAATETEMKEKKDRVDDALHATRAAVDEGIVAGGGVAYIRTQAAVAGIELKGDEAVGASIIARACEAPLRQLVDNAAGEASIVIAKVREGKGNYGFNVATDEYVDMLDAGVIDPTKVTRSALQHAGSISGLLLTTECLITDIKEEAPAGGGDHHGGGMPGGMGGMPGMM
- a CDS encoding co-chaperone GroES, encoding MSIQPLGDRVLVQEIEVKEVSVGGIILPDSAKEKPQEAKVIAIGTGGIDSNGKEITFHVAEGDTVIVSQYGGTPVKADGQEYKILNQNDILAIVK
- the dnaK gene encoding molecular chaperone DnaK, with the translated sequence MAKILGIDLGTTNSCMAVMENGEATVIPNAEGHRTTPSVVAFTKNGEELVGQTAKRQAVTNPTNTIFSAKRFMGRKFAEVKHETDLVPYGVVEAKNGDAHIKVGDKVYSPPEISAKIIAKLKRDAEAYLGETLTEAVITVPAYFNDAQRQATKDAGRIAGVDVKRIINEPTAAALSYGLEKDNDQRICVYDLGGGTFDVTILELGDGVFEVEATNGDTHLGGDDFDESIINLLVDEFKKENGIDLRQDAFALQRLKEEGEKAKCELSTAQSTDINLPFITADATGPKHLQFTLSRAKLEDVTDSLVTRSILPVDACLKDAGASIGDIDEIIMVGGQTRMPKVIEAVKKRFGKDLHRGVNPDECVALGAAIQGGVLTGDVNDVLLLDVTPLSFGIETMGGVFTALIERNTTIPTKKSETFSTAADNQTAVDIVVYQGERPMATQNKKIGDFRLDEIKAAPRGVPQVEVTFDIDANGILKVSAKDKETGKEQHITIKADSGLTEDEIERMVNDAKDNEVADKELRENIESKNKAEGLTFQVEKQMTELGEKIPAEVKESFDADIKELREACEANEYDKIKELTEKFEARLQELSQYMGDPGADAGAAGAGAAAAGAAGAGAAGADAGSEKKKEDDDIIDADFV
- a CDS encoding nitrilase-related carbon-nitrogen hydrolase; translated protein: MSPKAPLKVCLVQMNSCSDLNKNLLECEARIKHAAANDCDLIIFPECVLLWAKTEITHREAKDRQGWIDLLSPISPKYKIAIIWGGLGERAGEDVFNSSFIFDCEGELINVYRKTHLFQIFSSQQKSMDETKIYQHGDTGPIIVEISGWSIGISICYDLRFPEFVRNYAGCDLIINTAAFTKRTGKAHWEVLMRARAIENQSYVIGSAQCGVNQLTSMEAYGHSLLIDPWGELIQDLGEEPSCEIFTLDYKRIIDTREQIPSLYTSFPGLRPIQVEKS